Below is a genomic region from Pseudomonadota bacterium.
CCGCCAAGGCGTTCCTAGATCCCGTGCTCGCCGGCGTCTCCGGCAGTCAATGGGACCCAGCCAACTGGTCGTGGAACGGGGACGTGGAAGGATGACCATCAATCCGGTCACTGCGGATTTCGGGTCACAGCCCAGGCGGGGGCCTTCTGTGAACCTACTGCCGAGAACTTGCTTCTCGTTCTGGTGGAGACCCTGGGAATGGGAGTAGCCATATCGAAGGTTCGTGGTGTCCAGCGAATCAGCTGAGTCGGCGCGTCTGCGTGCAGAGATCACTCGTCTGATCGCGCTGCTTGAATCGCACGGTATCGACTGGCAACCACCTGAGCACGGCCCGGAATCGGACAGGGAAGTCTTCCCGAAAGCTCAACAGTTCACAGCCGCCGAGAAGGTGGCGATCTTTCGAAGGTTGTTCCGGGGGCGCACCGATGTGCATCCGGTCCGTTGGGAAAGTGCGACGACGGGTAAGGCTGGCTACTCCCCCGCATGCGCCAACGAGTGGCGCCCGGGTGTTTGCGAGAAGCCGCGAATCAAGTGCGCAGACTGCGGCAATCGCGCCTTGGTTCCAGTCTCCGATGAAGTGGTCTACAGCCATCTTGTCGGCGAGAAAACGGTCGGCGTCTACCCGCTGCTTGACGATCACACATGCCACTTCTTAGCCGTCGACTTCGACGATGCCGACTGGCGCGCTGACTGCCAGGCTTTCGCTCAATCGTGTCGTGAACTCGGCGTGCCAGTGGCACTCGAAATCTCACGTTCAGGAAACGGTGCGCACGCCTGGGTGGTTCGAAGCCAAACTGGAGCTTGAGCGCGCATGTCTACCCGCATGGGTTTCCTATTTTTCTTCGGGAGAATAAACGCTAGACGACTGAAGGGGGTGTGGCTTGGCTACCACGCCCGAGAAGCCGCACCCGCGAATGGGGCGCAGGTCCGCTATCCGGCGACGGCTGAAGCGAATCGATAAGTAAGGGCAACTTCGCCGACTGGCGAGGGTTGTCAGGATCGGCACGCGTGAGACCGTTGCTCCAGGTACCCCACCTGGAGAACCCCCATGCCTCACCATCCCCCTCCCGACGCCCCACGCACCCTCTCCGCCGGCACGCGCGTCTACAACTACGGCCGCATGGGCGCTCGCCCCGACGAGGTGTTGTTTTGGCGCTCCCGCAACCGCGTCATCGTCAAAATCAAAGCCGCCGGCAGCAACCCGCGCCAAGTAGAACCACTCGACCGCCACATAGCGGAGCTGACAACGCTCGCCGTCGCACGGTCGGTATGGCGCAGCCGATTCAGCAATGCGGAGGTCGTGACTTACCTAGTCTACGAGGGGCCGGTGCATGTCGCTGTCGAGGTCACGTTGCCGTCATTACGCGCTGCCGTCGACGACTACCTTGCCGAATCACGCAGGGATGACCCGAGGTCCGTTCCCGTCCATGTAGTGGCCTACGCGTTCCTCCAGCGCAGCCTCTGCAAGCCAAGGCTCGCCGCCGCATCAGCAACTCACGTAGACGCCGAGGGACCCGGCACGACCAGCGCAGGCCACGCAGCACCCACCACCTTGGCGCCGCACACAGGGGCACGCCAGTCATGACCACGTACGACTGCCCGAACTGCACCTCACCGAACACGCAGAAGCTCTCCGTCGGCTACGCCCAGGGCATACGGGTGAGCGAAAACCACGACATCAGCCATAGCGCCTGGTCGGCGCGCTGTGCGCCCCCAGAGCCCGAAGCGATCGTGCCGTGGTGGCTTGTGCTCAGCAGCATCGTGCCGCTCGCGTTCTTGGTCTCCTGGTTCTCCCCGTTGCTCGACGGGGAGGGCTGGGACTACCTGCTGAGACCGTGGCCTACACGTATCGCCTTGCTTGCCATCGGCGCCTTGCTCCTTACCGCGGTTGTGCGCCTTGCCATGGCGATCAGGTACTTACTCGTGGACTTCAAGCGTGAGTACGCGCTTTGGCAGCGCAGCTGGATCTGTCGAAAGTGCGGCCACAAGTACGTGCCCGAACCCCCAAAAGCTTCCGAGAAAGTGTAGCGACTGCCCCACCGGGCGGGGATCAGAAACTGCCTTCGTAGACTGTAGGTACGAGCACGCTCCGCGCAATGGAGCGTGGCTAACGTTATCGAGTGGAGGAATTCGGGCATGGACTACGACGGAGCGCTCCCGAAAAGGGCGTTGAAGAAGCTGACCGGCTGGACGCACCGGCGGAAGCAGCGTGAGGAGTTGAGGCGTATGGGCATCAAGTTCCTCGAGAACTCGAAGGACCTCGTGGTGTACCCCGAGTGGGTCGAGCGGGCGACGATGGAGGGGAGCAAGCAGCCGCCGAGCAAAAAGGAGGTGCCAAACTACGAGGCGCTGCGGGATCTGGCAAAGCGCGATCCGCAAGAATGAGCGTGATCGCCGTGGGCGCGGGCCGTCAGTAGCAAACCGATGGGCAGAAAGCGCACCAAAGACAGGCACCTGCCCCAGCGCATGTATCAGCGGCGGGGGACGTACTACTACGTGGTGCCCGGCTCCGAGAAGTGGGTGCGCCTTTCGCGGCGATACGCTGAGCTCACGGCCGCCAAGTACGAAGGTGACACGGTCGCGCTATTGATCGATCGCTACATGGTGGAGGTTGCCCCGGATAAAGCGGAGCGCACCTATGAAGACAACATCCGCCAGGCCAGCAATCTGCGAAAGGTTTTCGGCGAGATGCGGGTTGGCTCTGTGACGCAGCAGCATCTGTACGGCTATCAGAGCGAGCGCGCAAAGAGCAGTAGGACGCAAGCCAACCGTGAGCTTGCGTTGTTCCGGCACATGATCAAGCGAGCGATTCGCTGGGGGATCATCGCGCCGGGGAGTGATCCGTTCATTCGCTTCGAGATGCTTAAGGAAACGCCTCGCCAGCGATTGAATGCATCGCGCACTGCGCGAAGGCGCCTGAAGAAGGTCCCCGCCAGTAGTTCGTAAGCTGTCAGCAGCTCACCCGCCGGGCCTCTTCAGAGCAGTGCGCCGCCGGGGTACGTTGTAAGGATTTCTGAGTCTGAGCCGGTCCTCTATCTCATACCCCAGCGAAACCGATCACCGGGCTGGATGGTCAGCTACGCTTCCGCCGCCGGATGAAGGAGGCAATCGAGGATGGTGTGCAGAGGGAGCGATACACGACGCACGACATCCGTGCGAAAGCAGCACCTGATGCGCCGACTACGGACCAGGCAGGCGACCGAGCTGCTGACGCATTCCAGCCCAATCACTGAGAGGGTACACAGACGCGTGCCGAAGCGCGTGAGAACACTGCGGCAGAGGTTTTTTGGAAGCAGGCCAGGATATTGGAATCGGCGTGAGGGAAGAGAGCGGGTAAGCTCTTGATTTGATGGTGGGTCGTGCTGGGCTCGAACCAGCGACCAGCGGATTAAAAGTCCGATGCTCTACCAACTGAGCTAACGACCCCTAAGCCGCCCATTATAACGTGGCTTTCCCCCACTCACCATCCCACCCAGCGCCCATATCGTTGAGCCTCCGGCCGCTCGGACCCTGCCTCCGCTGCTTCAGTCACGAACCTTGCTATCGCCCCTTGGTTCCTGTGAGCCAATGTGCTCAACTCGAGGTGTCGGCAACACACCACTAGGAGTTGGAGATGCGCAACACGCTTCGGCAGATAACTCTGCCCGTCACCCTGATCGTGTTCAGCGCCTCAACTAGCATGGCGCTTGCGAGCGCTGGCGGTACTTACTTTCAGGAGCCGCCCAAGCCGACGGCTCAGGATCAACGCGCCGCTTCGGAACAGGCATCTGAGGCCACTTGGGAGCTGCTCCGCGAGCAAGTGCCTGATCTCGAGCAGGACGACAATGGTGCCGCGCAATCGAGCATCGTGCCGAAGTCTTCGAGCGTGCAGCCGCAGAGGCGTATGTGCCGGCGTGTGGCTGTGGAGGGCACGCGAATCAAGCGCCGCGTGTGTAAGACCCTACGCGAGATAGCAGCTGAAGATCGCGAAGGCAAGCTCCACAGTGAAGCCCTCTTGCGCTACAAGATGTTCCAGTAGAGGGACGGCCCAACTGACTTCTCTCCTCAACCCCAAGGCCAAGGGCAGCGCGAATCACCAACGCCGCCCCTGAACGACCCTAGACCAAAGGTGAACCCGATGCGCAAAACTCTGCTCGCTTCCCTCGCTTGTTTGATCTCCGCGGCTGTCGTCGCGAATACGGGCGCCGAAGACGACACACCCGAGCCTAAGGCTAAGGCTGAGGCCACACAGGCCAATACGTCCCCGGTAGCGGAGGATGTCGCCGCAGAATCGGCGTCGCGCTCGGCCTGGGCGACCCTCGTGGAAAAGGTGCCTGACCTTGGAGGCGTGGACCAGAGCACGTCAGCTCAAGAGATTCCTGAAGCGGCGACGGTGGTGGCGGAGCGGCGCTACTGCATCGACGTGACCCGCATCGGTACGCGCCTAAGAAAGCGCATCTGCTATTCGAAGGACGAATGGCTTGCCGAGCAGCGCGACAACCGCAGCATGCGCGAGGCAGTCTTCTTTCACGGGATGAACCACTAGCACACGGGGTGGCGTTGTCGGCGGTCGAAGAAGCAGCCCAAGGCTGGGGATTCTAACGTGAGCCAGGCAGCGCGTTCGCGAGGTGGAGCTACCCGCAGGCAGGAGTGAAACGTGACTCCTACGCATCGATCCGCGGCAATCCTGCTCGCAGGGTTCGCACTGATCTACACGGCTAACGCTTTTGCAAGCGCCGGTGGTCGCTACGAATGCGAGCAGTCCTCTGCGGCGGCCGCGGCAACACCCACTGAGCAGAGGGCGAACGCTGAGCAGGCGTCCAGAGCAGCCTGGGAAAGCCTGCGAGAGCAGGTTTCAGACCTGCCCGCCAAAGCAACACGTGAGCCGAAGCGGGTCGCAGTCATTGCGAAACCGCAGGCCGTGCGCGGGGAGGCCTTGATCTGCCAGCGGGTGGCCCTGGAGGGCACGCGCATCAAGCGCCGCGTTTGCCGATCGGCCACCCAGCGACGTGGGCGGGTGCGCAACGAGATGATCACCTCGCAGGTGTTTCGTTGGAGCAATGGCACCCCCTGAAACACCCGCTCTGCGCGCGCTGGGCGTCATCCGCCTCGACGTTAATCCTTCATCTCCCCCAAGCGAGCTAATATATTCACCAGTTCATCCTGGCTAATGTCCATGTGCTCACAGACGCGTCCCCAGAGCATCACAGTGGGTACGGGGCGGTCGGGCCGCTCCTTCTGTGTTTCCCGCAGCACGTACAGCACCACTCGCTCCCGGCGTGTAAGCCCATCCCTCGCGTCGGGGATGCGATCCAGGAGATCCTCAACACTGCTCACGCGTAGGTGACTCTCGGCGCGCTCACGCGGCGGTGTCCGGGTAGCACACGGACACGACTTCGTACACGCGCTCCCCCTCCGGTAGGGTGAGCACCACCTCATCGCCGACGCCTTTGCCGAGCAACGCTTTCGCCAACGGCGCGTCGATCGAGATATGCCGTTTCACCGTGTCGATCTCATCGGGGCCCACAAGGCGGTGCTCAGCGACGGTACCGTCCTCGTACTCGAGCGTCACCAAAGCCCCGAAGTACACCTTATCTCGCTGTTGGCTAGGTGCAGGATCCACCACCTTTAAGATCGGCAATCGCTTTTGCAGATAGCGAATCCGCCGATCGATTTCGCCCAGCTGCTTCTTGCGAAACGCGTACTCGGCGTTCTCGGAGCGATCGCCCTCGGCCGCTGCGGCGGCGAGAGCGGTCACGACCTCCTTGCGGAAGGTCCAGCGCTCTTTGAGCTCGCCCTGCAGTCGCTCGTACCCCTCGCGGGTGATGTACGGCGACTGCTTGGGCGGAGGCGGGCGCCAACGCAAGCTAGCGGCAGCCTAGCGCTGACCGCCCACCGCGCCGGCGGACGGAACGACCACGCGCTCGGTCTCCAGCGAGTCGACGAGCTCTTGGAACTTTTCGAGGTCGTTGTTGAGGATCTCGACCAGCTTGGTCTCGACCACGTCGAGCTCGGCCGAGAGTTCGTTGAAGCGGGCCACGGACGCCTCCGTCGGCACGCCCACGGCGGACTCGACCACGCCCATCAGGTGCAGGAACTGATTGTCGAGCATCGGCGTGAAGTTGAGGATGTCCTGCGGGGCCTTGCTCTTGACCTGCAGCACGGTGGTTTCGATCGCCGTGAGCTGCTCGGCGAGGGCGTCGACGCTCTCGCGGATTACCTCGTTCTCGGTCACCTTGGCGATGGCCTGGGCCTGATCGCGCACCGTGCGAGCCTGGCGGATTACCTCGTGGCTGCGCTCGAGAGACTCATAGATCTCGTAGGCAAGGGCGAAGCGGATCTCGTGGGCCTCGCGGGGCACGTCGAGGCGCGGGTCGGCACGCACTTCCACGGGCACGGTGGAGGACCAATCGCCAACGCTGAGGCGGGCCTGGTAGGTACCCGGCGGCACCTCAGGGCCCTGGGGGCCGCCCCAGAGCACGGCATCGTCCACCATCTTCGGGTCCTTAAGCCTCAGGTCCCACACGAATTTGTTCATGCCGGCGTGCGCAGTGAGCGTGCGCGGCTCGAAGAACTCGGGGAACATGCGACGCCACACGTTCGGGGCGGTGTATTCACCTTCCTTGCTGGAGAGGGTGCGCAGCACGTCGTCGTTGCCGGCGAGGATCTCGAGCTTCACCTCGGTCGCCTCGTCTCCTTCATCCTCCAGGCCCTCCGGCAGGAGGTAGTAGATCGCCGCGCCGTACGAGGGGTTGCGCCCTGCCGGCGTGCCGGGTGCCGCGTTGCCGCCGCCGCCTGCGAACTGAATCGTTGGGCGCGGCGTGAAGAGGTGGTACTCCGCGCGGGCTATCTGGTCGGTCATTTGATGCAGGGGGCTGAGGTCGTCGAGGATCCACAGGGAGCGGCCCTGGGTGGCGACGATTAGATCCTGATCCTTGATCTTGAGATCTGTGATGGGCGTCAGCGGCAGGTTGAGCTGCAGGGGTTGGAAGGCGCGGCCGTCGTCGAAGGAGACGTACATGCCGTACTCCGTGCCCACGTAGAGCAGGCCTTGGCGGTTTGGGTCCTCGACCACGGCGCGCACGAAGTGTCCGTCGGGAATGCCGTTGGCGCCGCTAGTGAGGCGGGTCCAGCTCTTACCGAAGTCGTTCGTTCGGTAGAGGTAGGGCGCGAAGTCGTCCGTGCGGTAGCGGTGTACCGCGGCGAAGGCACGGCCGGCGGTGTGGGTGGACGGCGCGATCACGTTCACCGTACCCCATTCGGGCAGGCCGTTGGGAGTGACGTTGGTCCAGCTCTCGCCGTTGTCTCGCGAGATGTGAACCAGGCCATCATCGCTTCCCACCCAGAGCACGCCGGGTGCCACCGGAGACTCCTCGAGTGCAAAGATGGTGCCGTACACCTCCACGCCCGTGTTGTCCTTGGTGATCGGGCCGCCAGCAAGGATCTGCTTCTCCGGGTCGTTGCGCGTGAGGTCATCACTCACCACCTCCCAGCTGTGGCCGCCGTCGCGCGAGCGGTGCACGTGGTTGGAGGCGTGGTAGAGCACGTCCGGGTCGTGAGGCGAGATACGGATGGGCGCGTTCCATTGGAAGCGGAAGCGCAGGTCCTTGGCGGCTTGGCCAACGGCCATTTGGGGCCAGGCCATGACCTCTTGTTCGATGCCCAGACCGCGGTCCATGCGGCCGATGGAGCCGCCGTAGCAGCCACCGTAGGTGATGTCCGCGTCACGGGGGTCGATCGCCACGTAAGCGGTCTCGCAGCCGGCAGGAGCGTACCAGTCCTTGCGCTGAATTCCGGCGCCGGCCGTT
It encodes:
- the greB gene encoding transcription elongation factor GreB codes for the protein MRWRPPPPKQSPYITREGYERLQGELKERWTFRKEVVTALAAAAAEGDRSENAEYAFRKKQLGEIDRRIRYLQKRLPILKVVDPAPSQQRDKVYFGALVTLEYEDGTVAEHRLVGPDEIDTVKRHISIDAPLAKALLGKGVGDEVVLTLPEGERVYEVVSVCYPDTAA
- a CDS encoding glycosyl hydrolase — translated: MKANDWRTAIALCTLCVTVTTLGTARAAVIDEEAMQAMEYRLVGPYRGGRVTAVTGVPGKPRTYFMGSTGGGVWKTTDGGQRWFNVSDKEREIDPSPAPTVMGDVDPMLAASGRVRAPTGGLPKMTASTRTREGDEFGSASVGALAVAASDPNIVWAGMGSVDIRGNTSAGDGIYRSMDGGDTWQHMGLPEAGQIGRIRVHPQDPDVVYAAVLGHAFGPNPERGVYRTTDGGLTWSRVLHVSDKAGAVDLAMDPSNPRILYAAFWEAVRLPWDMISGGPGSGLYKSIDGGNTWQPLTEGLPEGTLGKIAVSVSPVAPNRVFALVEHETEWGLYRSDNGGKKFRRVSSDRNLITRAWYYTKVYADVQDVNTVYIMNVQMWRSDDGGKHFIPIRTPHGDNHDLWINPDDPKNMIQANDGGANVTYDGGRTWSTQANQPTAEIYRVTVDNQYPYWLYGGQQDNSPVAIPSRTAGAGIQRKDWYAPAGCETAYVAIDPRDADITYGGCYGGSIGRMDRGLGIEQEVMAWPQMAVGQAAKDLRFRFQWNAPIRISPHDPDVLYHASNHVHRSRDGGHSWEVVSDDLTRNDPEKQILAGGPITKDNTGVEVYGTIFALEESPVAPGVLWVGSDDGLVHISRDNGESWTNVTPNGLPEWGTVNVIAPSTHTAGRAFAAVHRYRTDDFAPYLYRTNDFGKSWTRLTSGANGIPDGHFVRAVVEDPNRQGLLYVGTEYGMYVSFDDGRAFQPLQLNLPLTPITDLKIKDQDLIVATQGRSLWILDDLSPLHQMTDQIARAEYHLFTPRPTIQFAGGGGNAAPGTPAGRNPSYGAAIYYLLPEGLEDEGDEATEVKLEILAGNDDVLRTLSSKEGEYTAPNVWRRMFPEFFEPRTLTAHAGMNKFVWDLRLKDPKMVDDAVLWGGPQGPEVPPGTYQARLSVGDWSSTVPVEVRADPRLDVPREAHEIRFALAYEIYESLERSHEVIRQARTVRDQAQAIAKVTENEVIRESVDALAEQLTAIETTVLQVKSKAPQDILNFTPMLDNQFLHLMGVVESAVGVPTEASVARFNELSAELDVVETKLVEILNNDLEKFQELVDSLETERVVVPSAGAVGGQR